A window of Candidatus Saccharibacteria bacterium contains these coding sequences:
- a CDS encoding transcriptional repressor — MNALYQRLTKVLARKNLRLTKPRLAIFTALCEAHDSLALSEISRQVPDIDRATVYRTLELFCSLGVAQQVNLGFKRKYELAAPYHAHHHHLYCDGCGLVISFDSSSLEQLLEYIAAQKGIRLSSHSLELSGRCKDCQ; from the coding sequence ATGAACGCGCTCTATCAGCGGCTGACCAAAGTATTGGCCCGCAAAAATCTCCGCTTGACCAAACCCCGCCTGGCCATCTTCACAGCCCTTTGCGAGGCCCACGACAGCCTGGCACTGTCAGAAATCAGCCGTCAGGTGCCGGATATCGACCGCGCCACGGTCTACCGCACCCTCGAGTTATTCTGCTCGCTCGGCGTCGCCCAGCAGGTCAATCTGGGCTTCAAGCGTAAATATGAGCTGGCCGCGCCGTATCACGCCCACCACCACCATCTGTACTGTGACGGCTGCGGGCTGGTTATCAGCTTTGACTCCAGCTCCCTTGAACAGCTACTGGAGTATATTGCCGCCCAAAAGGGAATACGCCTCAGTAGTCACAGTCTGGAGCTGAGCGGGCGGTGTAAGGATTGTCAGTAG
- the dprA gene encoding DNA-protecting protein DprA, with translation MKSNTTSSEKHKFLQRGKDIDPKVEIFYYIGALPRGRPPTVAIVGSRKPTPYGIEVTRRLAFDLSARGVVIVSGLALGVDGIAHQAALEAGGTTVAILAGGLDTIYPTRHTRLAADIVAAGGALLSEHPDGTPPMQFRFLERNRIVSGLSDGVVVVEAAARSGTLSTASWALQQGRVVMAVPGNVTSPMSAGCNQLLKSGASVVTQASDVLEAIGLQSAISHTQSSIFEAASAEEQALLAELAAGERDGELLQQKSGLSMVVYMQTMTMLEITGKIRALGANQWTLG, from the coding sequence ATGAAAAGCAATACCACATCTTCAGAGAAGCATAAGTTCTTACAGAGGGGCAAAGATATTGACCCTAAAGTTGAAATATTTTATTACATCGGAGCACTGCCGCGAGGGCGTCCGCCGACCGTCGCCATAGTGGGAAGCCGGAAGCCGACCCCCTATGGCATTGAGGTCACGCGACGCCTGGCCTTTGACCTGTCGGCCAGGGGAGTCGTCATCGTCAGCGGCCTTGCTCTTGGAGTTGATGGCATCGCCCACCAGGCGGCACTCGAAGCCGGAGGCACCACCGTCGCTATCCTGGCGGGAGGCCTCGATACCATATACCCCACGCGCCACACCCGGTTGGCAGCCGACATCGTCGCAGCAGGCGGAGCACTGCTGAGCGAGCACCCTGACGGCACGCCACCCATGCAGTTCCGTTTCTTGGAGCGCAACCGCATCGTCAGCGGCCTGAGCGACGGCGTCGTCGTCGTTGAAGCGGCTGCACGCAGCGGCACGCTCTCTACGGCCAGTTGGGCGTTGCAGCAGGGCAGGGTGGTCATGGCAGTGCCGGGCAATGTCACCAGTCCGATGTCGGCAGGCTGCAACCAGCTGCTAAAAAGCGGCGCCTCGGTCGTGACCCAGGCCAGCGATGTACTGGAAGCGATCGGATTGCAGTCTGCCATAAGCCATACCCAATCATCCATCTTTGAAGCGGCCTCGGCCGAGGAGCAGGCACTCCTTGCGGAGCTGGCAGCTGGCGAGCGTGACGGAGAGTTATTACAACAAAAAAGCGGCCTGTCGATGGTCGTATATATGCAGACGATGACGATGCTTGAGATAACAGGCAAGATACGTGCCTTGGGAGCAAACCAATGGACACTCGGCTAG
- a CDS encoding AAA family ATPase, translating to MRIAFTGKGGSGKTTVCSLFARRAAQKGRRVLALDADINQHLAAALGIGAELPGMGSGLGDIAMHLRGDNPRFDAAAMHKTTPPGSGSRFVTLRPDDWFIERYTRSAEGLMVAGAGDIPAENIGVKCYHGLNGAVELVLGHMLDREDEYVLVDMTAGADAFSSSIFTKVDAIVLVVEATQKSLSVYHQFGEHLASYEIPLIVVANKVEDDEDITFIKETVGTVSALFGL from the coding sequence ATGAGAATCGCATTCACAGGAAAAGGCGGAAGCGGCAAGACGACGGTGTGTTCGCTATTTGCCCGCCGGGCAGCCCAAAAGGGCCGCCGGGTCTTGGCGCTGGACGCCGACATTAATCAACATCTGGCAGCGGCCCTGGGCATTGGTGCGGAACTGCCCGGCATGGGGAGCGGCTTGGGTGACATTGCAATGCATCTGCGCGGTGACAATCCGCGTTTCGACGCGGCAGCGATGCATAAGACCACCCCGCCGGGTAGCGGCTCTCGGTTCGTGACCCTACGGCCGGACGACTGGTTCATTGAGCGCTATACGCGCTCCGCGGAAGGCCTGATGGTGGCTGGAGCCGGCGACATTCCGGCGGAAAATATCGGCGTCAAGTGCTATCACGGCCTGAATGGTGCTGTCGAGCTGGTGCTGGGGCACATGCTGGATCGGGAGGACGAATACGTACTGGTTGATATGACGGCTGGGGCGGACGCTTTCTCGTCAAGCATCTTCACCAAGGTCGACGCTATCGTGCTGGTCGTGGAAGCGACGCAGAAGTCACTAAGCGTCTATCACCAGTTCGGGGAGCATTTGGCCAGCTATGAGATTCCGCTGATCGTCGTGGCCAATAAGGTTGAGGACGATGAAGATATCACATTCATCAAAGAGACGGTCGGGACGGTATCTGCCCTTTTCGGGCTGTAA
- a CDS encoding replication-associated recombination protein A, producing the protein MNHAPLAERMRPETLDDIIGQQHLVGAGKIIREIITAKQPTSLILWGPPGSGKTTLARIIARETGAAFVELSAVVAGKADVKKIIDEAKERLYGKAFAPGGTPSLFDVPTEKTDAQASARKTVLFVDEIHRFNKAQQDAFLPHVEDGTIILIGATTENPSFEVITPLLSRSRVLVLEPLNKENILAILRHAAKREHLDSKRLPDKSLDLMAELSGGDARVALGNLELAVQLAGTKQITTEVVETAAQSRLPGYDKQGEQHYNIISAFIKSMRGGDANAALYYLARMIQAGEDPKFIARRMVIFASEDIGLATPGALNLAVATFQAVERIGMPESNYILFHCATVLARAAKSRETTDAMQAALAAAKQYPDLPVPLQLRNAPTSLMKDLGYNKGYEWQAGFTPDEGFLPDEIRGLKFF; encoded by the coding sequence ATGAACCATGCCCCACTCGCCGAACGGATGCGCCCGGAAACCCTCGATGACATCATCGGCCAGCAACACCTGGTCGGTGCCGGTAAGATCATCCGTGAAATCATTACCGCCAAGCAGCCGACCAGCCTGATATTGTGGGGGCCGCCGGGCAGCGGCAAGACGACACTGGCGCGCATCATCGCCCGGGAGACCGGCGCGGCCTTTGTGGAGCTGAGTGCGGTCGTTGCCGGCAAGGCTGACGTCAAGAAAATCATTGATGAGGCAAAGGAACGGTTGTACGGCAAGGCGTTTGCGCCCGGCGGCACACCAAGTTTATTCGACGTGCCGACAGAAAAGACCGACGCACAGGCCAGTGCCCGCAAGACGGTACTGTTCGTTGATGAAATCCATCGTTTTAACAAGGCGCAACAGGATGCCTTTTTGCCGCATGTCGAAGACGGCACCATCATATTGATAGGCGCAACCACCGAGAATCCAAGTTTTGAAGTGATCACTCCCCTCTTGAGCCGCTCGAGGGTGCTGGTGCTGGAGCCGCTGAACAAGGAGAATATCCTGGCAATTCTGCGGCACGCCGCAAAGCGCGAACACCTGGACAGTAAGCGGCTTCCAGACAAAAGCCTGGATCTGATGGCGGAGCTGTCCGGCGGCGATGCCCGGGTGGCTCTGGGCAATCTGGAGCTGGCTGTGCAGCTGGCCGGCACAAAGCAGATCACAACCGAAGTAGTGGAGACGGCCGCCCAAAGCCGGTTGCCCGGGTATGACAAGCAGGGCGAGCAGCACTACAATATCATCTCTGCATTCATCAAAAGTATGCGGGGCGGCGATGCTAACGCGGCGCTCTATTATCTGGCGCGCATGATCCAGGCCGGCGAAGACCCCAAGTTCATCGCCCGCCGCATGGTCATTTTTGCTTCCGAGGATATCGGCCTGGCGACGCCCGGCGCGCTCAACCTCGCCGTCGCAACCTTCCAGGCCGTAGAGCGGATCGGTATGCCGGAGTCGAATTACATTTTGTTCCACTGTGCGACGGTGCTTGCCAGAGCGGCAAAATCGCGCGAGACGACCGATGCTATGCAAGCGGCCCTGGCGGCTGCCAAGCAATACCCCGACCTGCCGGTGCCGTTGCAACTACGCAACGCACCGACGTCATTGATGAAGGACCTGGGCTACAATAAGGGGTATGAGTGGCAAGCCGGCTTTACGCCCGACGAAGGCTTCTTGCCGGACGAAATTCGCGGTCTGAAGTTTTTCTAG
- a CDS encoding glycoside hydrolase family 6 protein gives MKIEKRRKPNFVIASAVGLCVMGIGLYTLSTLAAGPVVNYEAEASNEVPEANVIDDPTASGSKAVRFGTDPTTIPDNSSPYRGKGIYNDGRLAAEGRAEAISSTPIAIWVGDWSNDPGGSVNGDVTAAESRGEIAAFVLYNIPGRDCGQYSAGGAGDSGAYRSWIDQIVNGIGQREAIIVLEPDALPQLECLNEGAKATRIGDMAYAVDAFTTKTKAYVYIDAGNASWKTPAEAAGLLQQVGINKVRGFSLNVSNFDFTADVAEYGDAVAALVGDKHYLIDTSRNGKGPTADRQWCNPPGRGLGVKPTTTPSLGKYVDAYLWIKTPGQSDGTCNGGPAAGQWFESYAQGLIANAVYDLPEQQ, from the coding sequence ATGAAAATCGAAAAAAGACGTAAACCTAACTTTGTGATTGCCTCGGCCGTAGGCTTGTGCGTGATGGGAATCGGGCTGTACACCTTGAGCACCCTGGCCGCCGGGCCTGTCGTCAACTACGAGGCGGAAGCGAGCAATGAAGTGCCAGAAGCCAATGTGATTGACGACCCGACCGCCAGCGGCAGCAAAGCCGTCCGGTTTGGCACCGACCCGACCACCATTCCCGACAATTCCTCCCCATACCGCGGCAAAGGTATCTATAACGATGGCCGCCTGGCCGCAGAGGGACGGGCTGAGGCCATCAGTAGCACGCCGATTGCCATCTGGGTCGGCGACTGGTCAAACGACCCGGGCGGCTCAGTCAACGGTGACGTGACCGCAGCAGAAAGCCGCGGCGAAATCGCTGCTTTCGTCCTCTATAACATTCCCGGGCGCGATTGCGGCCAGTATTCTGCAGGCGGTGCCGGCGACTCGGGGGCATACCGCTCCTGGATCGACCAGATCGTCAACGGTATCGGCCAGCGCGAGGCCATCATCGTCCTGGAGCCGGATGCCCTACCGCAACTCGAGTGTCTGAATGAGGGCGCCAAAGCAACGCGCATCGGCGACATGGCCTATGCCGTCGACGCCTTCACCACCAAGACCAAGGCGTACGTCTATATCGATGCGGGCAATGCCAGCTGGAAGACGCCTGCCGAAGCCGCCGGTCTGCTGCAGCAGGTCGGCATCAATAAGGTTCGAGGATTCTCGCTGAACGTCTCGAACTTCGACTTTACCGCTGATGTCGCTGAGTATGGCGATGCCGTCGCCGCGCTGGTCGGCGACAAGCACTACCTGATCGACACTAGCCGCAACGGCAAAGGGCCGACCGCCGATCGGCAGTGGTGCAACCCGCCCGGCCGTGGCCTTGGGGTCAAACCGACCACTACGCCGTCGCTGGGTAAATACGTCGATGCGTACCTATGGATCAAGACTCCTGGCCAGTCCGATGGCACCTGCAACGGCGGCCCGGCTGCCGGCCAGTGGTTCGAAAGTTATGCCCAGGGGCTGATTGCCAATGCCGTCTACGACCTGCCCGAGCAGCAGTAA